A portion of the Ferrimonas lipolytica genome contains these proteins:
- a CDS encoding efflux RND transporter permease subunit, which yields MKFTDVFIRRPVLAIVLNILVLVFGARAYMDMQVREYPDMEIGQVDVTTVYPGADADLVQGFVTNPIQEVISSAEGIDYVTASSSAGVSTISVFLNLGYDANTAMAEILTKLNEVKSQLPQDIDEPVISKSTAGGDAIMYLAYMSESMSGVEITDYLKRVVQPKFTEVDGVAEAELYGAKEFSMRIWLDPVRMQANGISTNDINSALTTNNFQSAAGEVSDSYTVTTVRASTSLQDEQAFGNITVKTDGVNVVRLRDVARIELAAKDNSVYAMLSGRPSIMVGIKTTPDANPLDVSKRIYEVLPEIERNLPDVLEQQMNYDSTEYIQESIDEVITTLGEAVAIVVVVVFLFLGSLRSVMIPIVTVPLSLLGVGMFMLGFGFSINLLTLLALVMAISLVVDDAIVVVENVHRHIEEGLTPIRAAVVGAREIAMPVIAMTITLAAVYAPIGFMGGITGSLFTEFAFTLAAAVLISGFIALTLSPMMSSKLLNKEDLHKPFPQMLDRHFDTVRGVYKKMLFQVVAHYKTAIALAAVLLFLAIGIMFTMTKSELAPTEDRGFIFNIASGPDNANINFSSAFAKQFVEVGESLPEYDMSFMFAGFPTEGGFMSGIGLKPWSERERSQMEIQPQLQNMVKGIAGVEVFSINPPSLPGVAMGLPIAFVVTSTADHNTLFEVMEELKREAQQSGMFMVVNSTLKLNKPQVHIAIDREKAGQLGISMQSIGSVLATHLGEFRTNYFDIGGRSYEVIPQAQASYRSTAERIAELYVPTGEGKSIPLSTVVTVSNEVIPNSLTQFQQLNSATIEAMPMPGSVTVADAHQFLVAKLQEIAPKGFAYDFSGQSRQFEDEGNALYVTFALALMIIFLVLAAQFESWRDPIVVLTTVPLSIFGAMIPLFLGVATLNIYTQVGLITLVGLISKHGILIVEFANQLQREGRSKVEAVVESASLRLRPILMTTAAMVLGVMPLVLASGAGSVSRFNIGLVITVGLSVGTLFTLFVVPVFYTLLAKTVDNEREAALLAATSS from the coding sequence ATGAAATTTACTGATGTATTTATCCGGCGCCCGGTATTGGCCATTGTGCTTAATATCTTGGTGCTAGTGTTTGGTGCCCGCGCCTACATGGATATGCAGGTACGCGAATACCCAGATATGGAGATTGGTCAAGTTGATGTCACTACCGTCTATCCAGGTGCCGACGCCGATCTAGTACAGGGCTTTGTAACCAACCCAATTCAGGAGGTTATCTCCTCCGCTGAGGGTATTGATTACGTCACTGCCAGCTCCAGTGCTGGCGTCTCCACCATTTCGGTCTTCCTGAACCTTGGTTACGACGCTAACACTGCCATGGCAGAGATTCTCACCAAGCTAAATGAGGTGAAGAGCCAGCTGCCACAAGATATCGATGAGCCGGTGATCTCTAAGAGCACCGCTGGTGGCGACGCCATTATGTACTTGGCGTACATGAGTGAATCGATGAGTGGTGTTGAGATCACCGATTATCTTAAGCGCGTGGTACAGCCAAAGTTCACCGAAGTGGATGGGGTTGCGGAAGCTGAGCTCTATGGTGCCAAAGAGTTCTCGATGCGTATTTGGCTGGACCCAGTGCGGATGCAAGCGAATGGGATCTCTACCAACGACATTAACAGCGCCCTAACCACCAACAACTTCCAGTCGGCGGCCGGTGAGGTAAGCGACAGCTACACCGTAACCACCGTACGTGCATCAACCTCTTTGCAGGATGAACAAGCGTTCGGCAACATCACCGTTAAAACCGATGGCGTTAACGTGGTGCGTCTACGCGATGTGGCACGGATTGAGTTGGCGGCCAAAGATAACTCGGTGTATGCCATGTTAAGTGGTCGACCATCGATCATGGTGGGAATTAAAACCACGCCAGACGCGAACCCGTTGGACGTATCCAAGCGAATCTACGAGGTGTTGCCTGAGATTGAGCGCAACCTTCCCGATGTGCTAGAGCAGCAGATGAACTACGACAGTACTGAGTACATTCAGGAGTCGATCGACGAGGTAATTACTACCTTGGGCGAAGCGGTGGCAATTGTAGTAGTAGTGGTATTCCTGTTCTTAGGTTCGCTTCGTAGCGTGATGATCCCAATCGTAACTGTACCTCTTTCGCTGCTCGGCGTAGGTATGTTTATGTTGGGCTTTGGCTTCTCTATCAACCTATTAACCCTGTTGGCGTTGGTAATGGCCATCTCTTTGGTAGTAGATGATGCCATCGTCGTGGTTGAGAACGTTCACCGTCACATCGAAGAGGGGTTAACCCCAATTCGAGCTGCTGTGGTTGGAGCTCGTGAGATTGCGATGCCAGTGATTGCCATGACCATCACCTTAGCTGCGGTATACGCGCCAATCGGCTTTATGGGCGGTATTACTGGGTCTTTGTTTACTGAGTTCGCCTTTACCCTAGCAGCAGCGGTACTGATCTCTGGCTTCATCGCCTTGACTCTGTCGCCAATGATGAGCTCGAAGCTGCTTAACAAAGAAGATTTGCACAAACCGTTTCCGCAGATGCTGGACCGTCACTTTGATACCGTGCGCGGCGTTTACAAAAAGATGTTGTTCCAAGTGGTTGCGCACTACAAAACCGCGATTGCTTTGGCTGCGGTGCTGCTGTTCTTAGCCATTGGTATCATGTTTACCATGACCAAGTCTGAACTGGCACCAACCGAAGACCGTGGCTTTATCTTCAACATCGCTTCTGGCCCAGATAACGCTAACATCAACTTCAGTTCGGCCTTTGCTAAGCAGTTTGTTGAGGTTGGTGAGTCGCTGCCAGAATATGACATGAGCTTTATGTTCGCTGGCTTCCCGACGGAAGGCGGCTTTATGTCTGGTATCGGTTTGAAGCCATGGAGTGAGCGTGAGCGCAGCCAGATGGAGATCCAACCACAGCTGCAGAATATGGTGAAAGGCATTGCCGGTGTTGAAGTGTTTTCTATCAACCCACCTTCACTACCTGGGGTAGCCATGGGCTTACCTATTGCGTTCGTCGTTACCTCTACCGCTGATCACAACACCCTGTTTGAGGTGATGGAAGAGCTCAAGCGTGAAGCTCAGCAAAGTGGCATGTTTATGGTGGTTAACTCCACCCTGAAACTCAACAAGCCGCAGGTACATATCGCCATCGATCGTGAAAAAGCTGGTCAGCTCGGCATTTCAATGCAGAGCATTGGCAGTGTACTGGCGACCCATTTAGGTGAGTTCCGGACCAACTACTTCGATATCGGCGGCCGTAGCTATGAGGTTATTCCTCAGGCGCAAGCGAGCTACCGTAGCACCGCTGAACGCATTGCTGAGCTGTACGTTCCTACTGGCGAAGGTAAGTCGATTCCACTGTCTACTGTGGTTACCGTGAGCAATGAGGTTATCCCAAACTCACTGACCCAGTTCCAGCAGTTGAACTCGGCCACCATCGAGGCGATGCCAATGCCGGGCAGTGTAACCGTTGCTGACGCGCACCAATTCTTGGTGGCTAAGCTGCAAGAGATTGCACCAAAGGGCTTCGCTTACGACTTCTCAGGTCAAAGCCGACAGTTTGAAGATGAGGGTAACGCCCTGTACGTCACCTTTGCCTTAGCATTGATGATCATCTTTTTAGTATTGGCTGCACAGTTTGAAAGTTGGCGCGATCCAATCGTGGTATTGACCACGGTACCGCTGTCGATCTTCGGTGCGATGATCCCACTGTTCTTAGGGGTCGCCACGTTGAACATCTACACTCAGGTGGGTCTGATTACCTTGGTTGGTTTGATCTCCAAACACGGCATCTTGATTGTTGAATTTGCTAACCAGCTGCAACGTGAAGGCCGCTCTAAAGTGGAAGCGGTGGTGGAATCCGCCAGCTTGCGTTTGCGTCCTATCTTGATGACCACAGCAGCGATGGTATTGGGCGTAATGCCACTGGTACTGGCTTCCGGTGCCGGTTCGGTCTCACGCTTCAATATTGGCCTGGTGATTACCGTTGGTTTGTCGGTAGGTACGTTGTTTACCCTGTTTGTGGTACCAGTGTTCTATACCCTACTGGCTAAGACAGTAGACAACGAACGTGAAGCCGCCTTGTTGGCTGCAACCAGCAGCTAG
- a CDS encoding efflux RND transporter periplasmic adaptor subunit — protein sequence MFKRIMLVLGIVLIVLVMLGAVKYQQIKESMAHFDNFTPPPVTVSAVPVEQVEWRPMIATVGSLHSIEDIEVAAEVSGIVESIQFESGQKVEAGQLLLTLNDEVEQANLESYLAQAELAQIKYQRNANLFKKKNVSETDLDQASADLKVANAMVAQTRATIAKKNIKAPFTGTLGIRQFSLGEFIDNGQALVTLQDSRILYADFAVPEQYFPSLYQGQDVQFTVSAVPAKTFTGKVIAIESKIDEATRNIEIRAQLPNLSGELHPGMYADIRLLMKEMTSPLVVPSTAIAFSPFGDAVFEVLKNDAGEQIVKRRYVEVGERRGDQVAILSGLESTALVVNAGITKLENDTKVTLSDAVKL from the coding sequence ATGTTTAAGCGAATTATGTTGGTATTGGGCATAGTCCTAATTGTGTTAGTGATGTTGGGCGCGGTGAAGTACCAACAGATCAAAGAGAGTATGGCTCATTTTGATAACTTTACTCCACCGCCAGTAACCGTATCAGCGGTACCGGTTGAGCAGGTTGAATGGCGGCCGATGATTGCTACTGTGGGTTCATTGCATTCAATTGAAGATATTGAGGTAGCGGCTGAAGTTTCCGGTATCGTCGAAAGTATTCAGTTTGAAAGTGGTCAAAAAGTTGAAGCAGGACAATTACTGCTGACTTTGAATGATGAAGTGGAGCAGGCCAATCTCGAAAGTTACTTGGCTCAAGCGGAATTGGCCCAGATTAAATACCAGCGTAACGCCAATTTGTTTAAAAAGAAGAACGTTTCTGAAACTGACTTAGACCAAGCCAGTGCGGATTTGAAAGTGGCTAATGCCATGGTTGCTCAAACTCGCGCCACCATTGCTAAGAAGAACATCAAAGCACCATTTACCGGTACTTTAGGCATCCGTCAGTTCTCTCTTGGTGAGTTTATTGATAACGGCCAAGCCCTTGTAACACTGCAGGACTCACGAATTTTGTACGCAGATTTTGCGGTGCCAGAGCAGTACTTCCCATCCTTGTATCAAGGTCAGGACGTGCAGTTCACCGTAAGTGCTGTACCAGCAAAAACCTTTACCGGTAAAGTGATTGCGATCGAATCCAAGATTGATGAAGCCACTCGTAACATCGAAATCCGTGCTCAGCTACCAAACCTAAGTGGCGAGCTACATCCTGGTATGTACGCCGACATTCGCTTGTTGATGAAAGAGATGACTTCACCACTGGTGGTTCCTTCGACAGCGATTGCATTCAGCCCATTTGGTGATGCGGTATTTGAAGTGTTGAAAAACGATGCTGGCGAACAAATCGTTAAGCGTCGTTACGTTGAAGTGGGTGAGCGCCGTGGCGATCAGGTCGCCATCTTAAGCGGTCTTGAATCAACCGCCTTGGTTGTGAATGCTGGCATCACTAAGCTAGAAAACGACACCAAAGTAACCCTATCTGACGCAGTTAAGCTGTAG
- a CDS encoding cation:proton antiporter family protein has product MEPITLALPLLFGLLVATVGLPPLLGYLGAGFALFAVGTNQAELITQFADLGVLLLLFAIGLKLDLRSLLKTEIWAGASGHLLITIGLFTALIKLMAFAGIGLLPQLDLSQAILVSFALSFSSTVFVIKSLEQSGDTESLYGRTAIGILIMQDLFAVLYLTFSKGVLPSPWALSLLLLIPVRPLLTKVMDRCGHGEMLVLFGLVMTLVPGAALFEAVGLKPDLGALIMGILLAGHSKSSELAKSLFLFKELFLVAFFLSIGLQGFPTIDELYTALALLLLLPLKLGLFVALLLRARFRLRSAMMTSFSLTNFSEFGLIVMTAALATGALTDSWLRIIALMVSLSFLVSAPLVKYAQPLYHWLQLRLTNVERTPLHPEDQPIDLGTPKIIIFGMGRIGSAAYDAFKEQYGDVVLGVDHKSSIIDRHTNDGRKAILGDGTDTDFWDKLLPVDSVHLIVLAMPSHHGNLSTAELISQSHYKGKISAVVRYHDEQDALLEMGVHNVYNIYHAAGTGLADSIIETLPPSLQYTRSM; this is encoded by the coding sequence ATGGAACCGATTACTTTAGCTCTGCCATTACTTTTTGGGTTGTTGGTCGCCACTGTTGGCTTACCACCGTTATTAGGCTACCTCGGTGCCGGATTTGCCCTATTTGCCGTCGGCACCAATCAAGCCGAATTGATCACTCAGTTTGCCGATCTCGGCGTACTACTGCTGTTGTTCGCCATCGGCTTGAAGCTGGATCTGCGTAGCCTGTTGAAAACGGAGATTTGGGCTGGCGCTAGTGGCCACTTGCTGATCACGATTGGACTGTTTACCGCGCTAATAAAACTCATGGCCTTTGCTGGGATCGGTTTGCTACCGCAACTCGATTTGTCCCAAGCGATATTGGTCAGCTTCGCCCTCAGCTTCTCTAGTACAGTATTTGTAATTAAGTCCCTTGAGCAAAGTGGCGATACCGAATCGCTATATGGCCGTACAGCCATCGGCATTCTGATCATGCAGGATCTGTTTGCGGTGCTTTATCTAACTTTCAGCAAAGGAGTTTTACCTTCACCGTGGGCACTGTCGTTGTTGCTGCTAATACCAGTACGCCCTTTGCTCACTAAGGTGATGGATCGCTGTGGACACGGTGAAATGCTGGTGTTGTTTGGTTTGGTCATGACCTTGGTTCCAGGGGCGGCGCTGTTCGAAGCCGTTGGGCTCAAGCCCGATCTTGGCGCACTGATTATGGGGATATTACTCGCTGGCCACAGTAAATCATCTGAACTGGCAAAATCGCTGTTTCTGTTCAAAGAACTGTTTCTGGTGGCATTCTTCCTCAGCATTGGCTTGCAGGGCTTCCCCACCATCGATGAGCTATACACTGCCTTGGCGCTGTTACTGCTGTTGCCGTTAAAACTAGGGTTGTTTGTCGCCCTGCTATTACGAGCGCGATTCCGTTTACGTTCAGCGATGATGACTTCATTTAGCCTTACCAACTTCAGCGAGTTTGGCCTGATTGTCATGACGGCCGCCTTAGCCACCGGCGCATTAACTGACAGTTGGTTACGGATCATCGCCTTGATGGTTTCGCTTAGTTTCTTGGTTTCGGCACCGTTGGTTAAATACGCCCAACCGCTCTATCACTGGTTACAGCTGCGCTTAACCAACGTCGAAAGAACCCCGCTGCATCCTGAAGATCAACCCATTGACCTAGGGACACCGAAGATCATCATTTTTGGCATGGGCCGTATTGGTTCAGCCGCTTACGACGCCTTTAAGGAACAATATGGCGACGTGGTATTGGGAGTTGACCACAAATCCTCGATTATCGATCGTCATACCAATGATGGCCGCAAAGCGATACTTGGTGATGGTACAGACACCGACTTTTGGGACAAGCTGCTGCCAGTAGACAGCGTTCACCTAATTGTATTAGCGATGCCGTCACACCACGGTAATCTCAGTACCGCCGAGCTCATCAGCCAAAGTCATTACAAGGGTAAGATCTCCGCAGTGGTTCGTTATCACGATGAGCAAGATGCGCTGCTAGAGATGGGAGTACATAACGTCTACAACATCTACCATGCTGCCGGTACCGGTTTGGCCGATTCGATTATTGAGACCTTACCACCATCGCTGCAATACACTCGTTCGATGTAG
- the ilvA gene encoding threonine ammonia-lyase, biosynthetic — MNALALSNVKPERTAQELMQDMLRQILLAPVYDVAKRTSLDPLPKLSARLGHQVLLKREDQQPVHSFKLRGAYNKLHGLTTAQRQAGVVAASAGNHAQGLALAAQQAGIRAIIVMPTTTPEIKVGAVRGYGGEVVLHGDSFDRAYSHAQSLAAEQGYTMVPPFDDEAVIAGQGTIGQELLQQKRDLDAVFIPVGGGGLIAGVAACIKALAPHIKIIGVEPEDAACLKAALAAGHPVDLDRVGLFADGVAVKRIGTHTFDLAKHCVDAVVTVNSDEICAAIQDIYQDTRAIAEPAGALSLAGMKRYAQQHSELPSQQWAAILSGANINFHTLRYISERCELGEGKEAVLAVTIPERKGAFLEFCRLLGKRAITEFNYRLSSREQANVFVGLRLGEPSELAALSDSLTSAGYHHQDLSKDETAKLHVRYMVGGVPPQNLNERLFHVHFPEHPGALEQFLSKLGGRWNISLFHYRNHGAATGRVLLGMELGDLDGASFAECLTTIDPDWREVTDSPAYQFFLRG, encoded by the coding sequence ATGAACGCCTTAGCGCTGTCGAACGTGAAACCGGAACGCACTGCGCAAGAGTTGATGCAGGATATGCTGAGGCAGATCTTGCTGGCACCGGTGTACGATGTGGCCAAACGCACCAGTTTAGACCCATTGCCAAAGCTCTCTGCTCGACTTGGTCATCAGGTACTACTTAAACGAGAAGATCAGCAGCCGGTCCATTCGTTTAAGTTGCGTGGTGCCTACAACAAACTGCATGGCCTGACTACGGCGCAACGGCAGGCGGGGGTAGTAGCAGCATCGGCAGGTAATCATGCCCAAGGGCTAGCCTTGGCCGCGCAGCAAGCTGGGATTCGTGCCATCATCGTCATGCCGACCACCACACCAGAGATTAAGGTGGGGGCGGTTCGAGGTTATGGTGGTGAAGTTGTGCTGCATGGCGACAGCTTTGATCGAGCATATAGCCACGCGCAAAGCTTGGCAGCGGAGCAAGGCTACACCATGGTACCGCCTTTCGATGATGAAGCGGTTATTGCTGGCCAAGGCACCATTGGCCAAGAGTTGTTGCAACAAAAGCGCGACCTTGACGCGGTGTTTATTCCGGTGGGTGGCGGTGGCTTAATTGCCGGTGTCGCTGCGTGCATTAAGGCGTTAGCGCCGCACATTAAGATCATCGGTGTGGAACCAGAGGATGCGGCTTGCCTAAAGGCGGCGCTGGCGGCGGGACATCCGGTTGACCTCGATCGTGTTGGCTTGTTTGCTGATGGTGTGGCGGTGAAGCGGATTGGTACCCACACCTTCGATTTAGCTAAGCACTGCGTCGATGCAGTGGTGACCGTGAATTCTGATGAGATCTGTGCTGCCATCCAAGATATCTACCAAGACACTCGCGCCATCGCCGAGCCTGCCGGAGCACTGAGCTTGGCTGGGATGAAACGCTATGCTCAGCAGCATAGTGAGTTACCATCACAGCAATGGGCGGCGATCCTTTCCGGTGCCAATATCAACTTCCATACCTTGCGTTATATCTCTGAGCGCTGTGAATTAGGTGAAGGCAAAGAGGCAGTACTAGCGGTCACCATTCCAGAACGCAAAGGGGCATTCTTAGAGTTTTGTCGTTTGCTCGGCAAGCGTGCCATTACTGAGTTTAACTACCGCTTAAGTAGCCGTGAACAAGCCAATGTGTTTGTTGGATTGCGACTAGGCGAACCCTCTGAGTTGGCAGCGTTGAGCGATAGCCTAACTAGCGCCGGTTATCATCATCAAGATCTGTCTAAAGATGAAACCGCCAAGCTACATGTTCGCTATATGGTGGGCGGAGTGCCGCCGCAGAACCTCAACGAACGTCTATTCCACGTTCATTTCCCCGAACACCCCGGTGCCTTGGAGCAATTTTTGAGTAAGCTTGGCGGCCGCTGGAATATTTCGTTGTTCCACTACCGCAATCATGGCGCCGCTACAGGGCGGGTGTTGTTGGGGATGGAACTTGGTGATCTCGATGGCGCCAGCTTTGCCGAGTGCTTAACCACTATTGATCCTGATTGGCGCGAAGTGACTGACAGTCCGGCGTACCAGTTCTTTCTGCGAGGCTAG